One window from the genome of Oncorhynchus gorbuscha isolate QuinsamMale2020 ecotype Even-year linkage group LG14, OgorEven_v1.0, whole genome shotgun sequence encodes:
- the LOC123995903 gene encoding uncharacterized protein PB18E9.04c-like encodes MIQPVLLLLLLAARFSPVFGTEISVLEGTSVTLVYRFPSEENHILYTTLSETSPCKWWSCCNHTAVTTIPTIAQENKYRCITGVEMVNFTILDLQPADSGNYFCRSAISTVLNKPSEFYSLRVVKGHTGCNRDLLDGLEFLGKDIENQPIPIQSASQCRQECTNIYKCQYFTFSWTETEMRNKCSLKASTGDLLNSRITIQRLQNATSGYSLKNCSGKVTYSAKKYSLVLKWKNWTEAQEYCRQHYTNLSIIHTEEDWKAIQSTLSHFSGDVWIGLNGNGPVQTKKWSWSDGEELMFLNWDGGFGSVLNIHCAVSVSSRFRQQLCYTSLPYMCQYVRHVNGVTEKVYQLIIKPKNQEEAVKDCKDQQGELASICNQKEQDAFDELNKGITWIGLKHENNTWNWSSGEPFQKWDYPMHLGDGKCVKLNSENDRKWTPENCSTQSPFLCYGDERPLNNTTGDLTTPVAPETTWPTSTGPPSTKTSTTTPTTLLPTTTNGQSTTSPTTTTNVQSTTSPTTTTNVQSTTSPTTTTNGQSTTSPTTTTNGQSTTSPTSTSNVQSTTSPNATLNGQSTTSPTTTTTNGQSTTSPPTTTSGQSTTSPPTTTNGQSTTSPTTTTNGQSTTSPTTNTNGQATTSPTTTTNGQSTTSPTTTTNVQSTTSPTTTTNAQSTTSPPTTTSGQSTTSPPTTTSGQSTTSPTTTTNGQSTTSPPTTTNNGQSTTSPPTTTTGQSTTSPPTTTTGQSTTSPPPTPTNGQSTTSPPTTTNNGQSTTSPPTTTSGQSTTSPSTTNNGQSTSSPTTNSQGQSNISPTTITNGQSTTSPTTTSNGQSTTSPPTTTSGQSTTSPTTTTNGQSTTSPTTTTNGQSTTSPPTTTSGQSTTSPPTTTNGQSTTSPTTTTNGQSTTSPPTTTSGQSTTSPPTTTNGQSTTSRTITTNEQSTTSPPTITNGQSTISPTTTTNGQSTTSPTTTSNGQSTTSPPTTTSGQSTTSPPTTTNGQSTTSPTTTTNGQSTTSPPTSTSSGQLSSSNPTSTDRDPTSSPCCLSSPLHPDYLQYINKSKSWINAMEFCRSRGSKSNLVHITNQTVHADVTQLIANVELACGGVWIGLERSIFEWNAPWLWTSGDVDKVVKYSEWHSCFPLNPINYHCGKMVRVGNGELKWLDASCHQELPFICQDLH; translated from the exons ATGATACAGCCAGTACTTCTACTCCTGCTACTGG CAGCCAGGTTCTCACCAGTGTTTGGGACTGAGATATCAGTACTGGAGGGAACCTCTGTGACCCTTGTCTACAGATTTCCCAGTGAGGAGAATCACATACTTTATACAACCTTGAGTGAAACCAGTCCTTGCAAATGGTGGTCCTGTTGTAATCACACAGCTGTGACAACAATACCTACAATCGCACAAGAAAACAAATACAGATGTATAACTGGAGTTGAGATGGTGAACTTCACCATTTTAGACCTTCAGCCTGCAGACAGTGGGAATTACTTTTGCAGATCAGCGATCTCTACAGTGTTAAATAAACCTTCAGAATTCTACAGCCTGAGGGTAGTGAAAG gTCACACAGGTTGCAACAGGGATTTACTGGACGGATTGGAATTTCTGGGAAAAGATATTGAGAATCAGCCAATCCCAATCCAAAGTGCAAGTCAGTGCAGACAGGAATGCACCAATATTTACAAGTGCCAGTACTTCACATTCAGTTGGACGGAGACAGAAATGAG AAACAAATGTTCCTTGAAGGCCTCAACTGGTGATCTGTTGAACTCAAGAATTACAATACAGCGCCTCCAAAATGCAACCTCGGGCTATTCCCTGAAAAACTGCAGTGGTAAAG TCACCTACTCAGCCAAAAAGTACAGCCTTGTCCTTAAGTGGAAAAACTGGACTGAAGCACAAGAGTACTGCAGACAACACTACACAAACCTGTCCATCATACACACAGAAGAGGATTGGAAGGCAATTCAATCCACTCTGAGTCATTTTAGTGGTGATGTGTGGATTGGCCTTAATGGAAATGGGCCTGTTCAAACTAAAAAGTGGAGTTGGTCTGATGGGGAGGAGTTGATGTTCTTAAACTGGGATGGTGGTTTTGGCAGCGTGCTCAACATTCATTGTGCCGTTTCAGTTTCTTCTCGGTTTCGACAACAGTTGTGTTACACCTCATTACCCTACATGTGTCAATACG TTCGTCATGTCAATGGAGTAACAGAGAAGGTGTATCAGCTGATAATCAAACCAAAGAACCAGGAGGAGGCTGTGAAAGACTGCAAAGATCAACAAGGAGAACTGGCGAGTATCTGTAACCAGAAAGAGCAAGATGCCTTTGATGAGTTGAATAAAGGGATCACCTGGATTGGATTAAAGCATGAGAACAACACATGGAATTGGTCCAGTGGGGAACCATTTCAGAAATGGGACTATCCAATGCATTTGGGAGACGGAAAGTGTGTGAAGCTGAACTCAGAAAATGACAGAAAATGGACACCAGAAAATTGTTCTACTCAAAGTCCTTTCCTGTGCTATGGGG ATGAACGTCCACTTAATAACACCACTGGGGATTTGACCACTCCTGTTGCCCCTGAAACCACCTGGCCTACTTCAACTGGTCCTCCCTCTACCAAAACCTCCACCACAACACCTACCACTttactacctactactactaatggacagtccaccacctcaccaactaccactactaatgtacagtccaccacctcaccaactaccactactaatgtacagtccaccacctcaccgactaccactactaatggacagtccaccacctcaccaactaccactactaatggacAGTCCACCACCTCACCAACTAGCACTTCTAATGTACAGTCCACCACCTCACCAAATGCCACTCTTAATGGACAGTCCACCACCTCAccaacaacaaccactactaatggacagTCTACCACATCACCACCTACAACTACTAGCGGACagtccaccacctcaccacctACCACTACAAATGGACAGTCCACCACCTCACCAactaccactactaatggacAGTCTACCACCTCACCAACTACCAATACTAATGGACAGGCCACCACCTCACCAactaccactactaatggacagtccaccacctcaccaactaccactactaatgtacagtccaccacctcaccaactaccactactaatgcacagtccaccacctcacca cctaccactactagtggacagtccaccacctcaccacctaccactactagtggacagtccaccacctcaccaactaccactactaatggacagtccaccacctcaccaccaACTACAACTAATAATGGACagtccaccacctcaccacctaccactactactggacagtccaccacctcaccacctaccactactactggacagtccaccacctcaccaccacctacccctactaatggacagtccaccacctcaccaccaACTACAACTAATAATGGACagtccaccacctcaccacctACCACTACTAGTGGACAGTCCACCACCTCACCGTCTACCACTAATAATGGACAGTCCACCTCCTCACCAACTACCAATTCTCAGGGACAGTCCAACATCTCACCAACTACCATTACTAATGGACAGTCCACCACCTCACCAACTACCACTAGTAATGGACagtccaccacctcaccacctaccactactagtggacagtccaccacctcaccaactaccactactaatggacAGTCTACCACATCACCAactaccactactaatggacAGTCTACCACATCACCACCTACAACTACTAGCGGACagtccaccacctcaccacctaccactactaatggacagtccaccacctcaccaactaccactactaatggacAGTCTACCACATCACCACCTACAACTACGAGTGGACagtccaccacctcaccacctACCACTACTAATGGACAGTCCACCACCTCACGAACTATCACTACTAATGAACagtccaccacctcaccacctACCATTACTAATGGACAGTCCACCATCTCACCAactaccactactaatggacAGTCCACCACCTCACCAACTACCACTAGTAATGGACAGTCTACCACATCACCACCTACAACTACTAGTGGACagtccaccacctcaccacctaccactactaatggacagtccaccacctcaccaactaccactactaatggacagtccaccacctcaccaccaACGTCAACTTCCAGTGGACAACTGAGTTCATCAAATCCCACCTCCACAGACAGGGATCCCACAtcctctccctgttgtctgtcttCTCCACTCCATCCTG ATTATCTGCAATACATCAACAAGTCCAAGAGCTGGATCAATGCCATGGAGTTCTGCAGAAGCCGTGGCTCCAAGTCCAACCTGGTGCACATCACCAACCAGACTGTGCATGCTGACGTGACCCAGCTCATTGCCAATGTGGAGCTGGCATGTGGGGGAGTGTGGATTGGTCTGGAGCGGTCCATCTTTGAGTGGAACGCCCCCTGGCTGTGGACCAGTGGTGATGTTGATAAGGTGGTGAAGTACAGTGAGTGGCACAGCTGCTTCCCCCTCAACCCCATCAATTACCACTGTGGTAAGATGGTCCGGGTTGGTAACGGAGAACTGAAGTGGCTGGATGCTTCCTGTCATCAGGAATTACCCTTCATATGTCAAG ATCTCCACTAG
- the LOC123995920 gene encoding uncharacterized protein LOC123995920, producing the protein MQRVAMWLPTVLAVFLGAAPDLFFSQQSLDESFSDTRAVEPSHCSQGIKVDKDFGGNDILSVYERDHHHCQLACTQNPQCSCFSYVVKEFHCYQKYSSGQPTMTNNPGIISGYTRKECSEGPAVEIPVFTLVSEGRSMVEAQKFCREYYEELATIFNAEDQIAALRAVSAQSLTDAAWVHSQYNAFCPRVGFWNPPHAKCVVRGQSAKVWGLRDCTNPCQFVCQKSTQSKNSSELKYYMGQGSLTWEGAQTTCRANGDDLASILTQEDYTAFQSITETQQFDMWIGLYWKTSTRMWQWSNGDPFPYCVSEPQLGASNCCSLTRQGHGQTEHASLDKINCSLKRPFLCTGKKRMKQTIVRMSLKSNSGADLNDPVVKEQMLEQIRKEFAKNGHFLKDLRWRELPNGDVFHKIVELGSPEEGHCGSG; encoded by the exons atgcagcgtg TGGCTATGTGGCTCCCAACAGTGTTGGCAGTGTTTCTGG GTGCAGCCCCTGACCTCTTCTTCAGCCAGCAGTCCTTGGATGAGTCCTTCAGTGACACCAGAGCAGTTGAACCAT CTCACTGCTCACAGGGAATCAAGGTGGACAAAGACTTTGGTGGGAATGACATTCTGTCGGTGTATGAACGGGACCACCATCATTGCCAGCTTGCCTGCACTCAGAACCCTCAGTGTTCCTGCTTCAGCTACGTGGTTAAAGA ATTCCATTGCTATCAAAAGTATTCCTCTGGTCAACCAACTATGACAAACAATCCAGGAATCATATCTGGTTACACTAGGAAGGAATGCAGTGAAG GTCCAGCAGTAGAGATACCAGTGTTTACTCTGGTTAGTGAGGGGAGGAGCATGGTGGAAGCCCAGAAGTTCTGCAGGGAGTACTACGAGGAACTGGCCACCATCTTCAATGCTGAGGACCAGATAGCAGCTCTGAGAGCAGTGTCAGCACAGAGCCTCACTGACGCTGCCTGGGTGCACTCCCAATACAATGCTTTTTGTCCCAGAGTGGGCTTTTGGAATCCACCACATGCAAAGTGTGTTGTTCGTGGACAAAGTGCAAAAGTATGGGGTTTGAGAGATTGCACAAATCCATGTCAATTTGTGTGCCAGAAAA GCACACAATCAAAAAATTCCTCAGAGCTTAAATATTACATGGGTCAAGGTTCATTGACGTGGGAGGGGGCACAGACGACTTGCCGAGCCAATGGAGATGACTTAGCGAGCATCCTCACCCAAGAGGATTACACAGCATTCCAAAGCATAACAGAGACACAGCAGTTTGATATGTGGATCGGACTCTACTGGAAGACTTCTACCAGAATGTGGCAGTGGTCCAATGGGGACCCCTTTCCATACTGTGTGTCTGAGCCTCAACTGGGTGCTAGTAACTGCTGCTCCCTGACCCGTCAGGGCCATGGACAGACTGAACACGCCTCCCTGGATAAGATAAACTGCTCTCTGAAGAGGCCGTTCCTTTGCACTGGAA AAAAGAGAATGAAGCAGACCATTGTAAGGATGTCTCTGAAATCTAACTCAGGAGCTGACCTCAATGACCCAGTGGTAAAGGAACAGATGTTGGAGCAG ATCAGAAAGGAGTTTGCCAAGAACGGGCACTTCCTCAAAGACCTGCGCTGGAGAGAACTGCCGAATGGAGACGTTTTTCACAAAATAGTTGAACTTGGAAGCCCTGAAGAAG GTCACTGTGGGTCTGGATGA